One segment of Schistocerca nitens isolate TAMUIC-IGC-003100 chromosome 3, iqSchNite1.1, whole genome shotgun sequence DNA contains the following:
- the LOC126249340 gene encoding uncharacterized protein LOC126249340 — translation MISAELIKEGGEKIHEWLGELIKEAAAVGSTRRWRTLRGDGGGGGGEHQVAAKTGRQWRTPGGGYGGGWAAAVGSTRRRRTLGGSSEHREAATAATGRRQWGVPGGGEHWETAANTGRRLGRRLGGGGGEHQEAANTGRQHRTPGGNYGGD, via the exons ATGATATCAGCAGAGCTCATCAAAGAAGGGGGAGAGAAGATACATGAATGGTTAGGCGAACTGATAAAAGAG GCGGCGGCGGTGGGGAGCACCAGGCGGTGGCGAACACTGAGAGgcgacggcggtggcggcggcggcgagcaccaagTGGCGGCGAAGACTGGGAGGCAGTGGCGAACACCGGGGGGTGGCTACGGCGGCGGCTGGGCAGCGGCGGTGGGAAGCACCAGGCGGCGGCGAACACTGGGAGGCAGCAGTGAACACCGGGAGGCGGCTACGGCGGCGACTGGGCGGCGGCAGTGGGGAGTACCAGGCGGTGGCGAACACTGGGAGACGGCGGCGAACACCGGGAGGCGGCTAGGGCGGCGActgggcggcggcggtggcgagcaTCAGGAGGCAGCGAACACTGGGAGGCAGCACCGAACACCGGGAGGCAACTACGGCGGCGACTAG